Part of the Pseudomonas baltica genome is shown below.
CGCACGCCCACCCCTTGATCGAGGTTGAAGCTGCCTTCCTTGACGATACCGTCTTCCAACGCCCAGGATTCGGAGATCTGCCCTTGAAAATACAGGTCGGCGGCGTCAATGCCCGGACCCGCCAGCTCGCCCAGCACCGATTGCAGGCTGTCGAGGGTCAGGCCGCCGGGGGCCAGCAGTTGTTCGCTGACGGTGGATAACATCTCGCTCATATTCACTCCGCGATGTGCGCAGGCCGCAAGGCGTCCCGCGAGAAAAAGCGCCGGTGACTGCTGACCGGCATGCGCGCCCGGATGGACGCTTGTTCGTTACTGTCGCGATCGGCCAGCAGTACGGCCTCGCCTGAATCCTGTTGTGTCAGCACACGCCCCCAGGGGTCGATGATCGCGGCATGCCCGTAAGTCTCTCGTGGGCCGGGGTGAATGCCGCCTTGCGCTGCCGCCAGCATATAACACTGGCTCTCGATGGCCCGTGCACGGATCAATATGTCCCAATGCGCCGCACCCGTCACGGCCGTAAAGGCCGAGGGCGCGGTGATCAACTCGGCGCCGGCTTCACGCAACGCCGTGTACAACTCGGGGAAGCGCAGGTCGTAGCACACGCTCAAGCCCAACCGTCCTACCGGCGTATCCACCACCACGACTTGTTGACCATGAGCATAGTCATCCGACTCCCGATAGCGACCACGGGCATCGGCGACGTCCACATCGAACAGGTGCAACTTGTCATAACGCGCGACGATTTCACCTTGATCGTCCACCAACAGCGAGCAGGCACGCACTTTGGCGTCGGGCTCGTCGGCCGGCGGCAGGGGAATTGTGCCGGCCACTATCCATAAGGTGAGGTCGCGGGCGGTCTGTTTCAACCATGGCAGGATCGGCCCTTCACCCTTGGCCTCGGCACGGCCGATGGCGGCGGCGTCCTTGCGGCCCATGGCGGCAAAGTTTTCTGGCAGCACTGCCAGCCGCGCACCGCGCTCGGCGGCCTGTTCGAGCAGTGCGCGAGCCTGCGCCAGGTTGGTGGCAACGTCAGGCTGGCTGACCATTTGAATGACGGCGAATGACATGAACCAGACTCCATAGTGCTGCGGCGCCACAAACCCTGTGGGATTACTTTTTGAACGGCTTGAGAAAGGTAATCTTCGGTTCCTTCCAAGGCCCTTCGACACTGTATTGCACACTCGCGAACCGCGCGACGCGATCGCCCAGCAGTTTGTCCACCAGAAACAACGCACCACCGATGGCCGGCGCCCCGACGATCAATGCGGCAATCGGCAAGTTATTGGTGACCGGCAAGGTCACCGACAGCTTGGCGTGCACCTGATCGGCCACCATGTCCAACGTCCCATCCAGTTCGAAGTTGCTCGACGGCCCGGTCATGGTGATCGGCACGCGCGTCACATATACGCCATTGCTCGCCGCCAGCACGCCCTTCACTCGATCATAGCTCAGGCCTTTCCCTAGCAGGTCGGAGAAATCCAGGCGCAGACGTCGGCCGATCGAGTTGAAGTTGAGCAAGCCGAACACCCGCAGCGCTTGCGCCCCGCCCTCGACCTCGACGAACTGGCCGCGATCCAGCGTGGCATCCAGGCTGCCGGAATAGCGCTTGGGCGAAATCCAGGCCGGCGAACCGGGCCAGCCGCCCTCTGCTTCAAGGCTGAAATCCTGGCTGGTGACCGTCGGCGCGAACTTCCAGGCCTTGAGCACATCGGCCAGGTTCTTGCCCTCCAAATGCCCGCGGAACCAGCTGTTACTGGCCCCCGGACTGCCGTCCCATCCCAGCATGCCCTTGAGGTGCAGGCCTTTGAGGCCCAGATCGAGGTCATTGAACAGCACCCCGGTGGGGGTTGGCCGGACTTTCATCGACCAGGCGCCGATCAGGTCCTCGCCCTGATAGAGGCTGGCGATGCTGAGGTCTACCGCCGGAATCTTGCGCGGGTCAACACTGGCCAACGGGTCAGGCGTGTCTTCAGGCGGCGGCGCATCGGGTTTCGGCGTGGCCGCAGGCGGCAGGTGTACCGTCTGCAGATTGACCACGATCGGTTGCCCGCTGGCGTCCGGCAGCCGCGCGGAGCCAGTCACTTGCTGGCTGGCGACCGTGGCATCCCAGGCCGCCGCTGAACGCTTGAGCGCGACCGTGGCTTGATCGAGCGTGACGCCGTAGCCGGTCAGTTTAGTGATCTGCAGATTCAGGCCGCTGAGCAGGGTGTTGCCCGGCGAGCTGGCCGACGCAGATGCGGCCGGAGGCGACGTGGCGGCCGCAGCAGGCGCAGCGGCTCCCGAGGAAGCCGCCGTAGCACCCTGGCCGGCATAACGCGCCACCACCGCTTGCCAAGGCGCCAGGTCGAGCTCCGCCAATTGGCCGCTGACCCGAATGCCTTTTTCGGCAGGCACCGTCGCCGGTCCGCCACCTACGGCCAATTCGCCGCGGCCTTGGGCCAGATCAGTGGCCGGAGCGGCATAGGCAAATTTCGCCAAGTCGGCATAGCCGCCCTCGAAACGTCGCTCATCGCCTTGCAGATTCATCGTGAAGCGGCTGGCGCGGGCATCGCCGGCGCCCTTGCCGAAAGGCGCGGGCAGATCGACCGCCAAGCCCTTGAGGTCGGAATCGATGGTCAGCCGACTGGCGGCGCCGCCCAGCGCCAATTGCAACTGATAGGGCAAATTGCCGGAGGCCGGCAGCGGCTGCTTGACGTTCAACCAGTCAGTGAGGGTCTTGAGGCCGATTTGGCCATTGACGTTGACCCGCGTCAGCGGGCTGCCCGGCCTGCCGTCAGCGATGATCTGCGCGGCGATCGGCTGGCCGAACGCCTGCCCGGTTACGCCCTGGCCGCTGAGGCCCTTGTCCAGATCGAAGCGAAAGGTGCCGTTCAACTGGCTGAGCTCCAGGGCCGGATTGGCGATTTTGAGCTGCCCCGCCTGGGTGCTGAAATCCACCACCACCTTAGGGTCCTGGCCCTTGACCAGTGGAATGTCCAGATCGACCTTGCCGTACAGCGGACCATCGGCCTGCCAGCCGGCGAAGATCGGGCCCGTGCCGATCGGCGCTTGTTGCAGGATATGGATGCCATCTGCCAAGCCGCCATCGAAGGCGCCGTTGACGAACAGATGGGCGTGCTCGGTCGCTGGGACATGAGGCACATGCACCACCACCTGGCTCAGCGCTGCTCCGAGCAATTGCCCTTTACTGGCCTCGACCCGCACGTCGCCATCCTGCACATAGACATTGCCATCCACGCCATCGAGCTGTGGCCAGCCGGGCTGGAATGCCAGGCTGGCATCGCGCACCTTGAAGAACAGGCTGATACTGCGCGCGTGGTCCGGCGCCGCCTTGGCCAGCGAACCTTGATACTGGAAATAACCCTGATCGACCGTGCCCTTGAGAATCGCCGTGCTCAACCATTCAGTCACCTGCGGGCTGAGCGCCGTGGGCAGGTACTTGCTGGTATAGCGGCCGTCGCCCTCGGTCATGCCGACGCGCAGGTCCATGTACGGCTCGTGTTCGGGGGTCAGCGGGATGCGGATCAGGAAGTCACTGGCAATCTTGCCCTCGTCGCCCAATACCTTGATATAGGGCGCGACGAGGGTAAAGGTGTCAGGTGTGAGGGTCCAGGTCAGGTGCGCATTGGCGTGCTTGTAATACCAGGGTTTGGCGAAGATCGGCTCAAGGTGCAGCATGAAGTCGTCGGTATCGAGGCGCAGTTCCCCTTGACCGAGATCTCCGCTGATGCTGCCGCTGACGTTGCCGGCCGCCGGCGCGCCGTGGGTGGCACTGAACCCGACCTTGTCGAGATTGGCGGCGAACGCCAGGCGCTGGTTGCCCTGGACCTGGGGTCGATAGTCGAGCACTACATTGCGTGCGGCACCGGTGACCTTGAGTGCATCGATGACCGCTGCGACCTTGTCCGGCCACGGCGCCAGCGCGTCGAGCACGGGCGTCACCGGCGTCAGATCGAGCCGATCGGCCTGCAGGTGCCAGCGCTCGTCCGGGGTACCGGCGCCGCTGCCTTGCAACTGCAAGCGCGACTCCCAGTGACGCTTGCCGAGGTTCAAGGCCAGCGAATCGACCGTGGCACTCAGGCCCTGATCGGAGCGCTGCACCCAGGCGTTGAGTGCCAGGTTGTCCAGCGCGATAGGGGTACGGCTGGCATACCCCGCCTTGATGCTGGGCGCGTTGAAGCGTACCGCCGCGCTCTGCAGCGCTCCTTGACGCCAATCCAGCCAGAACTCGCCGCCCGCCTTGAAGGTGCCCAGCTTCCACTGCTGCTGCAATGAAGGTGGCAACCACTTGGCCCAATCGCTTTGCGGCAGGCTCAGATACGCCTGTGCCTGGCTGTCGCGCCATTGCTGGGGATTCACGCGGGCCAGCACGTTGAGGGCCAACGGCTGGCCATCCGGCAACGTCAGGCGCAGATCCAGACGCTGGCGTGAAGCGCCGGTGCGCAGATTGACACCCACATAGGTGAGCGTCATCGGCGCATGATCGTTGGGCACCAGGGTCAGCTGGCTATCGAGAATCGAAATCTGCTCCAGTTGCTGCAAACGCTGAAGCATCTGCACCGGATCGCCAGCGGCGTTGTCACTGCCGGTGACAGGTGGCAGGCCCTTGAGCGCCCAGCGGCCATCGAGGCCTTGCGCGGCCGTCAGTTGCAGGCCACCGAGTTGCAGATGGGCAATGCGTACATCGCGGTGAGTCAGGCTTGCCCAAAGGTCGGGCACCACCCGCACGTCATCCAGGCGCAAGGCATTGCGGCCCTCCCCCAGCAACACGTCGTGGACCAGGATGACCGGCACCATACCGCTCCAGCGGCCCTCGAGGCTGCCGATCGACACAGGCATGCCCAGCGCCGCTGCGGCCTTGCTCTGGACTTCGTCACGATACTCGGCCACCAGCGGCGTCAACTGCCGCCCCAGGCTCACGTACAGCGCCATCAGCACCAGCAGCAAGGCCGCCAGCCCCAAGCCCCAGCGGGTCAGGGCGCCGAGGAAACGCGTCAGACGCCCCATGCAAGAAATTTCCCGGAAACAAAAAGATGAACATTGGCGCGCCGCAGTTCAAACCGGGCAACGCTTTGCAGACGGACACCGGGCTGCAGCGACTCGACAGCCCGATCCCTCGTGACGACACCTACAGCGGTTTCACGCTGATTCAGAGCAGCACCACGTCGTATTGTTCCTGTGAGTACAAAGTTTCTACCTGAAAGCGAATGGTGCGGCCGATGAACGCCTCGAGCTCCGCCACATTGCCAGACTCTTCATCCAGCAGGCGATCGACCACTTTTTGATTGGCCAGCACTCTATACCCAACCGCCTGATAGGCACGGGCTTCGCGCAGAATCTCCCGGAAAATTTCGTAGCAGACCGTTTCAGGAGTCTTCAGCTTGCCCCGCCCGGCGCAGCAGGAGCACGGCTCGCAGAGTATCTGCTCAAGGCTCTCTCGCGTGCGCTTGCGGGTCATCTGCACCAGGCCCAGCTCAGTGATGCCGATGATGTTGGTCTTGGCGTGATCGCGCTCCAGCTGTTTCCCCAGGGTGCGCAACACCTGACGCTGGTGTTCTTCGTCTTCCATGTCAATGAAGTCGATGATGATGATGCCGCCGATATTGCGCAGGCGCAGTTGCCGGGCAATGGCGGTGGCCGCCTCGAGGTTGGTCTTGAAGATGGTCTCTTCAAGGTTGCGGTGGCCGACGAAGGCGCCCGTGTTGACGTCGATGGTGGTCATGGCCTCGGCCGGATCAACCACCAGGTAGCCGCCGGACTTGAGCAACACCTTGCGGTCGAGGGCGCGCTGGATTTCGTCTTCGACACCGTACAGATCGAAAATCGGTCGCTCGCCCGGGTAGTGCTCCAGGCGATCGGCGATTTCCGGCATCAGCTCGGCAACGAACTGCGTGGTCTTCTGGAAGGTCTCGCGGGAATCGATGCGGATTTTTTCGATCTTCGGGCTGACCAGGTCGCGCAAGGTGCGCAGGGCCAGGCCGAGGTCTTCGTAGATTTCTGTCGGGGCACCGACGGTCTTGATCTGCGCGGCGATTTGATCCCACAACCGGCGCAGGTAGCGGATGTCCATGAGGATCTCTTCGGCGCGGGCGCCCTCGGCCGCCGTGCGCAGAATGAATCCGCCGTTCTCCTTGATGCCTTCCTGGGCAACGCAATCGCTGACCACCTGTTTAAGGCGCTCACGCTCGGCTTCGTCTTCGATTTTCAGCGAGATGCCCACGTGACTGGTCCGCGGCATGTACACCAGGTAGCGCGACGGAATCGATAGCTGGGTGGTCAGGCGCGCGCCCTTGGAGCCGATCGGGTCCTTGGTGACCTGCACCACCAGGCTCTGGCCTTCATGCACCAGGGCGCTGATGGTCTCGACCGCCGAGCCTTCACGCAAGGAGATCTCCGAAGCATGGATGAACGCCGCGCGCTCCAGGCCGATATCGATGAAGGCCGCCTGCATGCCCGGCAATACCCGCACCACCTTGCCCTTGTAG
Proteins encoded:
- the rng gene encoding ribonuclease G, whose product is MSEEILINITPMESRVAVVENGVLQEVHVERTQRRGIVGNIYKGKVVRVLPGMQAAFIDIGLERAAFIHASEISLREGSAVETISALVHEGQSLVVQVTKDPIGSKGARLTTQLSIPSRYLVYMPRTSHVGISLKIEDEAERERLKQVVSDCVAQEGIKENGGFILRTAAEGARAEEILMDIRYLRRLWDQIAAQIKTVGAPTEIYEDLGLALRTLRDLVSPKIEKIRIDSRETFQKTTQFVAELMPEIADRLEHYPGERPIFDLYGVEDEIQRALDRKVLLKSGGYLVVDPAEAMTTIDVNTGAFVGHRNLEETIFKTNLEAATAIARQLRLRNIGGIIIIDFIDMEDEEHQRQVLRTLGKQLERDHAKTNIIGITELGLVQMTRKRTRESLEQILCEPCSCCAGRGKLKTPETVCYEIFREILREARAYQAVGYRVLANQKVVDRLLDEESGNVAELEAFIGRTIRFQVETLYSQEQYDVVLL
- a CDS encoding YhdP family protein, with the translated sequence MGRLTRFLGALTRWGLGLAALLLVLMALYVSLGRQLTPLVAEYRDEVQSKAAAALGMPVSIGSLEGRWSGMVPVILVHDVLLGEGRNALRLDDVRVVPDLWASLTHRDVRIAHLQLGGLQLTAAQGLDGRWALKGLPPVTGSDNAAGDPVQMLQRLQQLEQISILDSQLTLVPNDHAPMTLTYVGVNLRTGASRQRLDLRLTLPDGQPLALNVLARVNPQQWRDSQAQAYLSLPQSDWAKWLPPSLQQQWKLGTFKAGGEFWLDWRQGALQSAAVRFNAPSIKAGYASRTPIALDNLALNAWVQRSDQGLSATVDSLALNLGKRHWESRLQLQGSGAGTPDERWHLQADRLDLTPVTPVLDALAPWPDKVAAVIDALKVTGAARNVVLDYRPQVQGNQRLAFAANLDKVGFSATHGAPAAGNVSGSISGDLGQGELRLDTDDFMLHLEPIFAKPWYYKHANAHLTWTLTPDTFTLVAPYIKVLGDEGKIASDFLIRIPLTPEHEPYMDLRVGMTEGDGRYTSKYLPTALSPQVTEWLSTAILKGTVDQGYFQYQGSLAKAAPDHARSISLFFKVRDASLAFQPGWPQLDGVDGNVYVQDGDVRVEASKGQLLGAALSQVVVHVPHVPATEHAHLFVNGAFDGGLADGIHILQQAPIGTGPIFAGWQADGPLYGKVDLDIPLVKGQDPKVVVDFSTQAGQLKIANPALELSQLNGTFRFDLDKGLSGQGVTGQAFGQPIAAQIIADGRPGSPLTRVNVNGQIGLKTLTDWLNVKQPLPASGNLPYQLQLALGGAASRLTIDSDLKGLAVDLPAPFGKGAGDARASRFTMNLQGDERRFEGGYADLAKFAYAAPATDLAQGRGELAVGGGPATVPAEKGIRVSGQLAELDLAPWQAVVARYAGQGATAASSGAAAPAAAATSPPAASASASSPGNTLLSGLNLQITKLTGYGVTLDQATVALKRSAAAWDATVASQQVTGSARLPDASGQPIVVNLQTVHLPPAATPKPDAPPPEDTPDPLASVDPRKIPAVDLSIASLYQGEDLIGAWSMKVRPTPTGVLFNDLDLGLKGLHLKGMLGWDGSPGASNSWFRGHLEGKNLADVLKAWKFAPTVTSQDFSLEAEGGWPGSPAWISPKRYSGSLDATLDRGQFVEVEGGAQALRVFGLLNFNSIGRRLRLDFSDLLGKGLSYDRVKGVLAASNGVYVTRVPITMTGPSSNFELDGTLDMVADQVHAKLSVTLPVTNNLPIAALIVGAPAIGGALFLVDKLLGDRVARFASVQYSVEGPWKEPKITFLKPFKK
- a CDS encoding carbon-nitrogen hydrolase family protein yields the protein MSFAVIQMVSQPDVATNLAQARALLEQAAERGARLAVLPENFAAMGRKDAAAIGRAEAKGEGPILPWLKQTARDLTLWIVAGTIPLPPADEPDAKVRACSLLVDDQGEIVARYDKLHLFDVDVADARGRYRESDDYAHGQQVVVVDTPVGRLGLSVCYDLRFPELYTALREAGAELITAPSAFTAVTGAAHWDILIRARAIESQCYMLAAAQGGIHPGPRETYGHAAIIDPWGRVLTQQDSGEAVLLADRDSNEQASIRARMPVSSHRRFFSRDALRPAHIAE